The genomic window ACTGACACGGGGCCCGGTGTGCTGAGTGTCGACTATGGCCCAGGTGCCAGTGCCTCCTTTGCGATTGCGTACTGCATTGACTGTGTGCTGGCCGGAGCGCTTTTGGCTCGAGTAGTAGTTAACCGTGGCAGTTAGTACGACCACCGCGATCTCCGAGGGAGGAGGAACGGACGAGTGTGCTGATTGATTGCCGGTTTCACGTCACACGCAACGACGGGTCATTAAGATACTAGCACTCCAAGGTGGATAAATTtgctagtactagtatttcttcaTAGTAATCGGGATGTTAGAATTGCACAAGTCAACAACAACACCGTcccataaaagaaaaagaaaacgaacCGAGCTAGATTGACTACACTGCTTCGTGACTGATCCCTTTCACATCATGGTGAATGGGAACGAGATGCTGCGGCGAATCCATCACACTGGATGCCAGTGGTCAGGCGATAGAGGCGCTAGTACAGGGAATCACGACACGTTCCTGGCAAAGGGACTATTCAGTTCGGTTGGATTTGACAGAGTGAGGGAGTGAGGAGAAAAGACACTGACGCTGTATCACCCTAGATTCGAGGAATAATATGTAGAACCCAACGAAGATCAGGATCACACAAAAAACTTTTAACATATACACTACACATCATCCATTACCGTGAAAAATATGACAGTCGGCCGGACGCCGGAGGAGTACACGCAGGCAGCTCCCGCCGGCCGCCGATTGACTTTGGCCGCAGAGGACAAGAACGACGACAGGAACAGAGTGATGAGGTGACGAGTAGCAAACACAATGAATGACCACGTCTATCTATCTGCACACTAGCCGGCCGTCCGCCCGCCGGCCGGCCGATCACCTCTCAAAACTGCGATTTCTGGTTTGCGTCTCCACGATGAAATCATGGAATCCGTCCCATCATTGTTGCAACGCGGCGCCGTCTTCCACCACCGATCCGTCGCCCCTAATCTGCGGCGACAGAGAAGACCAATTCAAGAAGGTTGTTAGGAGGTTGCAACTGTACTACTACAAACGGGAGTATCGATGGGGAGGGGATATCATGGATGATGCGATGGTGCTACCTGATGTGGTTGCAGGAGGATGAGCGGGGTGGGCACGCACGGCGGCGGCGCCTCGAAGAACGACAGCGGGAAGTGCTTGTAGACCACGCCCACATCGAAGTAGATGACGCCGGAGGAGGGCACGTCCACGCGGATGCTGCGCACGGCGAACCAGAGAAATAGGTCCTGAGCGTCCACCCCGGAGAGCTCGGCGATCCGGCCATAGCTGATCTGCCCCGCCACGGTGATGTTGTACCGCAGGCCGACCTCGGTGCGCGACGTGCAGGGGGACTCCAGGACCGCCTCGAACCGGCCGGTGGCCGGGTCGTGCGAGAACGCCGCGATCCCCGCAGGGAGCAGCCCGCGCGGGAGGCCGTGGGTCTGCAGCACGTcgtgcgccgcctccgccgccgccgtgggcgccgcctcgccgcaccccgccgccgccacaaccgccgccgccgccagcagcgCCCACCACGACGCCGCCATCGCCATTACCAATGGAGAGCCGCCGTGGAGGGGTGGAGGAAGGGAGATGGGGGCGGATGGGGAGGAGATGAGGGGCGGATGGGGAGACGCTTAGCAATAATTGAGGTAACCGAACAGccgaggggagggggaggccgaaTGAAATAATCTACGGGGATGGACGCGGCCCGTCCGGCCGGGCCTACCTGCCAGCGTTTTAATTTATTAGGCCAAATTGGCCGCCCCTCCCCGCTTTCAATTAAGCCGCGCGATAACAGCGTGTCGCATCAGCTGGTGGACTCGCGATTTGGGGTGCGTGTTTCGCGGGCGCAGGCCGTTAATTCCTTCCGCCATCTCGCTGCCCAGCAAACTGCTTTTGAGTCGTTCTCGGCGCCACTACTGCTGCCTATCGTGTTTCAGCTGGTCTGATCGATGCCGTGCGGAGGATCCGGTCACGGTTTGCCCATGCGGAGGATACAGTATGTTGCAGGAATCTACAGGGAACTCCGTCGTGGCACAGGGAGCGTTCCGGAAATTCCGCGAGGAGCGGAAGTGTGATGTGATGGTCACGTGCAATGCTTGCGTTGCGTGCCAATCGGGACCTCGATCGGCATCTTTTGTTTCGGCCAATGATTAGTCATTTTTTCACGTACTAAAGCCAAAAAATAAATCCGAAATAAACTGTTTCCAACATTGTTGATCAAACACAGCTTTCAAAAATAATTGACATCCCTTCTATAAAGTTGTGATGCACATTACTCTTAAGAAAAAGTCCGTTACCGATGTAAGATGGAAAATGTAACGTATGCAAGTTCGATTCTCCGACACTCTGTCGTCGACATGTGGCTGACAAAAACACATTTATATGTGCGGCGAATTTGTCGTGATTCATCAGCATGCACACTAAACAGGATTATACaacttttcctttgtctttttcttttcgAAAGAACGTTTttacatatcatatttttattgaaGGCAGAGAATTTTTCTTTCACAAGAAAAAACGTAAGCCAAACAAATTAGACTACGAGTTTACATCTACCCTCATTTACATGCTACTCTCTCATACagattttttttgtctttttaACGATACTTTTCCTCTGTCTTTGTTGGTCTTCCTCTACCACTACTTAGCTCCTCCTTTATTTGTCTCACTCGCTTGGTCTTTCAAattccctcccccctcccctcatCTTTCCCTAGTTGGCTAGTTCCACCTGCTCATGCCACCGCCAACTCTGCCTCCCACCTTCTTCATCTCCCTGCTTCTCTTTGTTGTACAACTTGCCGACGTACCTTCTCGCTCATCTTCCTTCTTTGGTTTTCCATAGACACCCCTTTTCGTGCAAAGAACGGTGATGGTGTCTCGGTCAAGCAATCACGCCGAGTTGATACGATTTGACGTTTTTATCACTTTGTGAGCCCCTACCTCTTGTTGGTttattcttcctctttctttgtgACGATAACGTACATACAATGAAATGTTAGATTTTCCATTCTACAATGGTCATCTGGAGACATGAGTATTTTCTTGGAGTTATTGTTCAATTGTCATCGATAAATCAGTGTGCCTGGTTGTTTACATTCAAATGAGGATGGCGGAAGTTCAATTCTCCTCCCTATCGATGATGATGGTGTTATGTATTGGGGGTACCTCAGGCCACCATAAGTTGGCCCACCATGACGAGTAGAGGCCTCCCATAGCGTAGTATGGCTTGGGTCTGCTCAAGGGCGGAGCCAGGCTAGCCCTAGGCCCCGGGCCTGCTTCACAGCTACAGTAATCTATAGTACAAAACAGTGCAAAAAATGCTACACTGAACAAAGACTTTTTGTGCCATGACCTGGGCCCAGGCCCCTCAAGCCTGGGGTGTAGCTCCACCACTGGGTCTGCTACTTTGTTTGGGGCCTCCCTAAGAAGGAAGGATTGACTTGATGTCCATGGCAAGCCGAACTAGAGATCACGGAGGACTCTCAACCGTCGTAGCCGACTAGATTATGTGTAACCTTAGGCCTCTTTACCCCATATAATGTGAGGCTGGTCTAGTCGACAGGCATGATACATCATCATACTTTCACCCTTCGATACACTTGCTAGATCATCGAGATCATCCATGTACTTTGTACACCCCATTAGTCAATACAATCGGGcgagaagtagggttttacctccattgcgGGTCGGAACCTTGGTAGATCTCGCCCATCCGCCGTCTTGGAAGTGTAACACATATCATGGGCCCTTCATCACTTTCCCCCTCCTATCCTTCGTGAAATATCTGGATGGATCTAGCATCTTCGCCCTTGTTTGAACCCctctttcttttctctctctcaCCCATGATGCCCAAGCACGTCCTCCCCCAATCTTTTTCCCAAATCCTGCATGGCCCAAGGTCCAGCCATGGCGCTTCAACCTCAGATCTCCTCCTCTACCATGGTGTAAGATCTGGAGACGACCTTGCGCATAACGCTGCAACTACCTGCCGCTACAAGACCAGGGCACCGGTGCAGAGCTGCAAggatgggtgtgcttgttgtgcaCTGGATTTTACAATAAGGGCCTTGTTGCAATTGCAACAAGGGCCATGTTACATCATCCTTCATGTAAAAATAACTCTGCAACATGATCCATGTTGCAAAAGTCCTCCTGCAACATCATCTATGTTGCAAAAAGATGAGGACGAAAACAAATTGCACGACGTGTTGACATGTGCTGCTGACTCCTTAGGACTCCCCTCAATTTTCTGCAACATCACCAATGTTGCAAAAATTTCTCCCATAGCATCAGCTATGTTTTCAAAAAAGTGAAAACGGAAAAAAATATTTTGCAAGAAACTTTTGTTGTAAAAAAATTATGCACCACAACCTCAGTTGCAAAAAAGTCCTACAACAGAAACCGTGTTTCAGAAAGAAAAATAACTGTTCGGAGGATTTGCAATCGGGCCTTCTACAACGCCACCCTTTTTTGCAAAGGGTGGCTTCTCACGTGGGTGGATCGGACGATCATTAGTGTGCCCTGCTCAGGAAGGCAACGAATCTTTTCTCATTATCCGTGGACCGACATGTAGCATCCCCCTAAAAACAATGCAAAATTTTGATATATTTTCTACAGAAACAAGTTGGCACCTTCTATTTCGGTACAGGTTTTCGTGAGAGAAAAAATAGCATAGTGTTTTTGTCTCGATTACAACATGGCCTTTTTTGACAAAGATTTGCGCGCAGTAGAAAACATGAACATATTATGATGGGAAAAATATTTTTCATTTGTAAATAACCATAAATAACGGCGTACTAAAAACTTTTGCAAACACATATGCATTCGTTATACACCCGCAGTTTGCACATAAATTGAACTGGATAGACTCAACTCCCTCCTCCCCAAAAGAATTAGGGTTTCTCCGCCTCCCGCTGCCACCGCCACCGGTCCACCTTGTTTCCCGTGGCTTTAGGGCCATGAGGACgcggtggatctcggcccttgccggcgggagggctccgtttttagatgtttcttcaagttttgttagggtttgtgcccTGCTCAGGAAGGCAAGACGACAACGgcttcctgaagatggaataaagttctcCCATCCTAGCCCCTGTTCCGGTGGTGCGTCCATCATTGGTgtgcatgtggaggtgtgtctatGACGAATTTGTCTTTTGTGGATTTGCTTGGATCTGGTTGTCGTTTGTTTCCGTTCGTGTGTTTTCAGATTGGATCCTTCTGATGTACGCTACTCTTCATTGGCggtggttgttgttctggtgtgtTAGTCATATGTGGTCTTAAcacgacgacttcctgactgtctatTACAACAAGTTTTGGCTGACTCCGACAAGGGAGGGCGATGATGGTGGTGCGCCTTTTGgcttgcttcagtgcttgtagtcatccctaggtggtctacgaatttaGATGTAATGCTTATTATTTTTGGTGTTCGTTGTACCGTCATGATTGAAGAAGAATATATaggaagttttcttgcaaaaaataagAATACGTAGAAAGTTTTCTCCGAAAAAATGCAtctgttagagcatctacaaccggacctctcaaacccgcctcatacaaCCGAACGGGGCGCTCGGTCACGATTTTTTTGACCTAGACGGCCCCCTCAAATAGCCCTCAAACGCCCGAGCTGaccggcaccccccatatccagctcaaatatggggcggatatgggggcgcccgggcacgcccgccacgttGGCCTGATAGCGTGGCCTCACAAGGAAACGCTCAGAAACCCGGCGGTCCGAAGGACGCCGCGTCCGTCACCACGGTGTGAACGTCGCATGGCACCGCTCCAGCTCGTCGCCCAAGGCCGTTGTCGGCTATTTAAGACGGCCGGCGCCGCCAGCCCTAGCGCATCCGCCTCTTCCCTCCCTCCGCCACCACTCGAGCCGAGCCATGCTCCCACGCCGCCGCTACTACACGATCCAACACCGACTCTTCCTCCTTGAGCAGGTCCGGATCCGTAGGGAAGCGAGGCTACCTCAGGAGTCGAAGGAGGATTTCGAGGAGGTTCAGGAGGAGGTGctgagggaggaggaagaggaggcggagcaggagccgacggaggaggaggaggagcaggagccggcagaggaagaggaggaagcgtCGGTGATGGAGGAGGACGTAGGCGTGTGGCGGGAGCAGCACGCCATCCTGAACTCCATCTGCTCGGAGTCGGCTGAGAAGGTCGGGCGTCGCTGTCAGCAACAGATAGAAACGGCCCAGGCTCCGGCTCCGGCGCTGACGGCTCCGGCCATTGCCGACAACGACGAAATTTGAGCAATATAGAATGCACGTAGTGCATGCTTTTGTATGGATTTAGAAGATGGGTATGAGAGGCTTGTATGTGGAGAAGGAAGTTTGAGGAGTGCCCAGTCAATgcccgcgggcgtttgaggggccgaatttgcaaagttcggttgtagatgctcttatgctTATGCTTGGTGGGATAGTGTTTCGATTTTTATTTGTATTTATTTGAAAGATGTTGGTGGGATAGTTGGACACGCCTGCTTGGATCCAAATCGGGCAGCTGGATGGTAGGCACCGTACGCAgcacaaaacaatgaatgcatcatgCCGAGTGAATGCGATTTGTGCAACTTGATTTGGGAGGGCAGCTCCATCCCACAGCGCATGTGCGCTCCCGTATTCACCCTGACATGCCATTTGAGTACGTACCTGCCCAACGATAagttgtcgtccacctcgcgatCAAGCCACGGCGGCCGGGGGCCCGTCGTGGTAGGAAGCGAAACCGCTGAGCACCCCCACATTCTCTCCTCCACCAACGGTAAAACACACACCATTGATCGATCGAAACACGTATACCAATTTCCTGCGACAAATTGAACTAGACGATTCCTAAGGCGACATGATCTGAGCTGGAACGTCACGTGACACGGAAGGACGCCGGGCCACACATAGGAGCAGAGCCGTCGTGGCAGTGACGCCGGCGACGCTGACATGGCTGGAACCGGTACACGCAAGCTCGGCTGCCTCCTGGTGGCCACACGCTGTCGTGGGAGGGAGGGAGCACCATAATATCGGCCGGGATCCGAGCCGAGGTACCACTCCGCACACCACACGTAGCATACGGGGTTCACACGCCACC from Triticum aestivum cultivar Chinese Spring chromosome 3B, IWGSC CS RefSeq v2.1, whole genome shotgun sequence includes these protein-coding regions:
- the LOC123071917 gene encoding uncharacterized protein, which produces MAMAASWWALLAAAAVVAAAGCGEAAPTAAAEAAHDVLQTHGLPRGLLPAGIAAFSHDPATGRFEAVLESPCTSRTEVGLRYNITVAGQISYGRIAELSGVDAQDLFLWFAVRSIRVDVPSSGVIYFDVGVVYKHFPLSFFEAPPPCVPTPLILLQPHQIRGDGSVVEDGAALQQ